In a single window of the Hydrogenobaculum sp. 3684 genome:
- a CDS encoding septal ring lytic transglycosylase RlpA family protein translates to MRNRLGILMSLLPRMRKHIALVFSAFLILGVGSEAKANTVQRDCYSKSVYVSWYGHARRIYTANGGVYNHNLYFAASKTLPFGTMLFIENPRNHRSVVVKIVDRGPFVRGRALDLSYGAAKALGILAQGVARVRVMPLSCSYAYDKNVDIIKDIIRTSRNS, encoded by the coding sequence ATGAGAAACCGTTTGGGTATTCTCATGAGCTTACTCCCAAGAATGAGGAAACACATAGCGCTAGTGTTTAGCGCTTTCCTGATTCTTGGCGTAGGCTCAGAAGCAAAAGCTAATACAGTCCAAAGGGACTGCTATTCTAAATCTGTTTACGTGTCATGGTATGGGCACGCAAGACGCATTTACACCGCCAACGGTGGGGTCTATAACCACAATCTTTACTTTGCAGCTTCCAAAACTCTTCCTTTTGGTACGATGCTTTTTATAGAAAATCCAAGAAACCACAGATCTGTGGTAGTCAAAATAGTAGACAGAGGCCCATTTGTAAGAGGAAGAGCGTTAGATCTTTCTTACGGAGCAGCAAAAGCCCTAGGTATATTAGCTCAAGGGGTAGCAAGAGTAAGAGTGATGCCTCTTAGTTGCTCTTACGCTTACGATAAAAACGTAGATATAATAAAAGATATTATAAGGACATCCAGGAATTCGTAA
- the phoU gene encoding phosphate signaling complex protein PhoU translates to MKFFEELEETKKELIKMASMVQTAIEKAMKSLLDQNVDLAEEVIKGDDDIDAMEVKIEQDCIRMVALYQPEASDLRFVMGVYKIVSDLERMADEAENVAQRSILLSQEPPLKPYINLTMMSDIAKEMVSDSVISFLQKDIELAKKVIQRDDMVDELYHQLERELITYVMEDQRNIKRAISLEMVARHFERIADHAENVAEMAIYLVQGEMVKHKHIQEKS, encoded by the coding sequence ATGAAGTTTTTTGAAGAATTAGAAGAGACAAAAAAAGAGCTTATAAAGATGGCTTCTATGGTGCAAACTGCCATAGAAAAGGCGATGAAGTCGCTTCTTGATCAAAACGTAGATTTAGCCGAAGAAGTGATAAAGGGAGACGACGATATAGACGCTATGGAAGTTAAAATAGAACAAGATTGCATAAGGATGGTAGCCCTTTATCAGCCAGAGGCTAGCGATCTTAGGTTTGTAATGGGGGTGTATAAAATTGTATCGGATCTTGAGCGTATGGCGGATGAAGCAGAAAATGTAGCTCAAAGATCTATACTTTTATCTCAAGAGCCACCTTTAAAACCTTACATAAACCTTACTATGATGTCTGATATAGCAAAAGAAATGGTGAGCGATAGTGTTATAAGCTTTTTACAAAAAGATATAGAGTTAGCCAAGAAAGTCATTCAAAGGGACGATATGGTAGACGAGCTTTATCATCAGCTTGAAAGAGAGCTTATCACATATGTTATGGAAGATCAGCGCAATATAAAAAGGGCTATATCTTTGGAGATGGTTGCAAGACATTTTGAAAGGATAGCTGACCATGCTGAAAACGTAGCGGAGATGGCTATATATCTGGTGCAAGGTGAGATGGTTAAACATAAACACATTCAAGAAAAAAGTTAA
- a CDS encoding HAMP domain-containing protein produces the protein MRWLNINTFKKKVNLVLGLLVLLIVLASNIGFVLSLKHNPSINIYAFLAIININLFALLLATVIIFRKFIKLYYETKKKTLRTKITTIILLYMFLPISLMMFASSFVIVESVKTFISDKTKLVLRTSIKLSKEIEQSQYEKAILYRNFLSRLIFYEDPYSLVNHFDIRAVHEVSDCDNPIVENQKSYSICIMKGDKAYVFVVGKDAKLEKSSKALNRFAKEFIVLVKTRDILNGNYVAFIVILALMVVLFTVWFGIFLARHISEPIEELSEAAKTLAKGDLDTKLPTPRTNDELSELIQAFQYMKENLKKLYQDLIKEKDQLNKLLDNIPIGVAYVDKDYNVIRVNKAFLDMFGNTDIKNLDFKDKNIRQDIIELSENEKIFIFEDVSPMVNAQRLSVWKETAQRVAHELKNPLTPIKLNIERLLRISKNHPEKLQDTINAVGDIVLKEIDKILKLLQDFKDFSNIDILDKSTQSIKDAILEAIELYKPYSVDFEITGDNILEFDKEKIKIVFMNLIQNSIESKSTKIKIEIKPKEILYQDNGEGIKEISKIFLPYYSSKPTGTGLGLSIVKAIIQKHGWDIKALPSSAGALFVISTP, from the coding sequence GTGAGATGGTTAAACATAAACACATTCAAGAAAAAAGTTAATTTAGTTTTAGGGCTTTTAGTATTATTAATAGTCTTAGCTTCAAATATAGGTTTTGTACTAAGTTTAAAACATAACCCCTCCATAAATATATACGCTTTTCTTGCTATCATCAATATAAACCTTTTTGCCCTTTTACTGGCTACAGTTATTATTTTTAGAAAATTTATAAAACTATATTACGAAACCAAGAAAAAAACCTTACGTACCAAGATAACCACCATAATACTCCTTTATATGTTTTTACCAATATCTCTTATGATGTTTGCATCAAGCTTTGTGATAGTAGAAAGCGTTAAAACCTTTATAAGCGATAAAACAAAGCTTGTTTTAAGAACTTCTATAAAACTTTCCAAAGAGATTGAACAAAGCCAATATGAAAAAGCTATCCTTTATAGAAATTTTTTGAGTAGGTTGATTTTCTATGAAGACCCTTATTCTCTTGTAAATCATTTTGATATAAGGGCTGTACACGAAGTATCTGATTGCGACAATCCCATTGTAGAAAATCAAAAATCTTACAGCATATGTATAATGAAAGGAGATAAAGCTTACGTTTTTGTGGTAGGCAAAGATGCAAAACTTGAAAAATCTTCAAAAGCCTTAAACCGCTTTGCAAAAGAGTTTATTGTGCTTGTAAAAACAAGAGACATACTAAATGGAAACTACGTTGCTTTTATCGTGATATTGGCTCTTATGGTGGTGCTTTTTACCGTTTGGTTTGGGATATTTTTAGCCCGTCATATATCAGAGCCCATTGAAGAACTATCGGAAGCTGCTAAGACTTTGGCAAAAGGTGATCTTGATACAAAACTACCAACCCCACGAACCAACGACGAGCTCTCAGAACTAATACAAGCTTTTCAATATATGAAAGAAAATCTTAAAAAGCTCTATCAAGACCTTATAAAAGAAAAAGACCAACTTAACAAACTCCTTGACAATATACCGATAGGCGTAGCTTACGTAGACAAAGACTACAATGTAATAAGAGTAAACAAAGCCTTTTTGGATATGTTTGGAAACACCGATATTAAAAATTTAGATTTTAAAGATAAAAACATAAGACAAGATATAATAGAACTCTCAGAAAACGAAAAAATCTTTATCTTTGAAGATGTAAGCCCTATGGTAAACGCCCAAAGGCTTTCTGTTTGGAAAGAAACCGCCCAAAGAGTAGCCCACGAGCTAAAAAACCCCCTTACCCCCATAAAACTAAACATAGAAAGGCTTCTTAGAATATCAAAAAATCATCCTGAAAAACTCCAAGATACCATAAACGCCGTAGGAGATATAGTCCTAAAAGAAATAGACAAAATACTAAAACTCTTGCAAGATTTTAAAGACTTTTCAAATATAGATATACTTGATAAATCTACTCAATCTATAAAAGATGCCATCTTAGAAGCAATAGAGCTTTACAAACCCTACAGCGTAGATTTTGAAATAACAGGAGACAACATTTTAGAGTTTGACAAGGAAAAGATAAAGATCGTGTTTATGAACCTCATCCAAAACAGCATAGAATCTAAAAGCACCAAGATAAAAATAGAGATAAAACCAAAGGAGATCCTATATCAAGACAACGGGGAGGGTATAAAAGAAATATCCAAAATCTTCTTGCCTTATTATTCTAGTAAACCTACTGGCACAGGTCTTGGCCTTAGCATCGTAAAAGCCATCATACAAAAACATGGCTGGGATATAAAAGCTCTTCCTTCAAGTGCTGGGGCTTTGTTTGTAATCAGTACGCCGTAA
- a CDS encoding prepilin-type N-terminal cleavage/methylation domain-containing protein — MENKGLTITELLVAIFISAIILSAMGFLYATSNKVFGQTEGIQNAKDYIDNGMTQLQWFFDRWGAGVPCNDPTGANNCTVVRPCQDSNGNFDFPPPSSICITYQQNQTYPSCDDVYFYGTMGGEGFVSKVSSSSTVAVMSCRLSDASNNNCYLIKRGGIWFRDYQNQNTVLFFQISGLSQNNLDCISSNGLSNANMSRTVNALNGKVYIQNGPTSTPQLQDGDLLIRAPSLIHLYCQTNPQDGKLWLYAQTTDQSPCGNNKGPYALMPVNTFQVINDPYNDGYVKVRISFRGKDGKLITMDRIFGR, encoded by the coding sequence ATGGAAAACAAAGGTTTAACAATTACAGAGCTTTTGGTGGCAATATTTATAAGCGCTATAATACTAAGCGCAATGGGATTTTTGTACGCTACAAGCAACAAAGTATTTGGCCAAACTGAAGGTATTCAAAATGCAAAAGATTATATAGATAACGGCATGACACAGTTACAATGGTTTTTTGATAGATGGGGAGCTGGTGTACCCTGCAACGATCCAACAGGTGCAAACAATTGCACAGTGGTAAGACCTTGTCAAGATTCAAACGGAAACTTTGATTTTCCGCCACCAAGCTCAATATGCATAACGTATCAACAAAATCAAACATATCCAAGCTGTGACGATGTTTATTTTTACGGAACTATGGGAGGTGAAGGTTTTGTATCAAAGGTTTCATCTTCTTCCACAGTAGCCGTAATGAGCTGTAGGCTAAGCGATGCTTCAAACAACAATTGTTACCTTATTAAAAGAGGCGGTATTTGGTTTAGGGATTATCAAAATCAAAATACCGTATTATTTTTCCAAATAAGTGGTTTATCTCAAAACAACTTAGATTGTATAAGTTCTAATGGTTTATCAAATGCAAATATGTCAAGAACAGTTAACGCTTTAAATGGAAAAGTTTATATACAAAATGGCCCTACCTCTACTCCACAGCTTCAAGATGGAGATCTCCTCATAAGAGCCCCGTCTTTAATACATCTATATTGCCAAACAAACCCTCAGGATGGTAAGCTGTGGCTTTATGCCCAAACCACAGATCAATCTCCATGTGGAAACAACAAAGGACCATATGCTCTCATGCCAGTAAACACATTTCAGGTTATAAACGATCCATATAATGATGGTTATGTAAAAGTTAGGATTAGCTTTCGCGGTAAGGACGGAAAACTTATAACCATGGATAGAATATTTGGGAGATAA
- a CDS encoding prepilin-type N-terminal cleavage/methylation domain-containing protein: protein MSKYDEYGVCYHGSQDKNGFTIIEAIAVIAIILIISAVAIMNFQYFYNIYKFQEYAYRIEYTVKQAKAQAMENSFYVGICQQGNTLIVNNIGNNYPSDLTAACSGTPLETINIQNANYILSGANTILDPRGFAVYAPGYYCLYNKTTNNYYEICIGQFGALFVQKGGGPCASCPAM, encoded by the coding sequence ATGAGTAAATATGATGAATATGGGGTTTGCTACCACGGTTCGCAAGATAAAAATGGATTTACTATTATAGAGGCCATTGCTGTAATTGCGATAATACTTATAATATCTGCTGTGGCTATAATGAACTTCCAGTACTTCTACAACATATACAAGTTTCAAGAGTATGCTTACAGAATAGAGTATACCGTAAAACAGGCTAAAGCCCAAGCTATGGAAAATAGTTTTTATGTGGGCATATGCCAACAAGGAAATACTTTAATTGTAAACAATATAGGAAATAACTATCCATCAGATTTAACCGCTGCTTGCAGTGGTACACCATTAGAAACTATAAATATACAAAATGCAAACTATATATTAAGTGGAGCAAATACAATATTAGATCCAAGGGGTTTTGCTGTTTATGCACCAGGGTATTACTGCCTATACAACAAAACCACCAACAATTATTACGAAATATGTATAGGCCAATTCGGAGCACTGTTTGTACAAAAAGGAGGCGGACCATGTGCGTCATGTCCCGCAATGTAG
- a CDS encoding MFS transporter produces the protein MNKNIWLFSLTSFLTDASSEIIFPILPLLLTILGASTFDIGIVEGLSEFLSNFLRIFSGDLADKLKAKPLIIGGYLTSAISKSLYISSIILNTWFFVLLGRSLDRVGKAIRSPGRDALLSLSVKKEKTGLAFGIHRSADTLGALVGSLFVLWFFYKFGSNETSIKHLIIIALIPAFLAIVPLLFVFEPPRDLKLTKKEEAIPKDFYIFSLVIFLCLSTNFSYAFYILIGKASNLSFFDISLGYVIFNLIYALFGIPIGKLYDSVKNKHALFSITLLILAIAQLGASLNFYIGFLVFGLFNAFYEIVGRSLVSLYGVKKRSKAYGIYGFSVANATLFANLIIGILSHFVNLSLAFKIEGVLSIILSVIWYLYSKRLLTIKS, from the coding sequence ATGAACAAAAACATATGGCTATTTAGCCTAACTAGCTTTCTCACAGATGCCTCTTCTGAAATAATATTTCCAATTTTACCGCTTTTACTTACTATACTTGGAGCATCTACGTTTGATATAGGTATTGTAGAAGGGCTTTCAGAGTTTTTATCAAACTTTTTAAGGATTTTTAGCGGAGACTTAGCGGACAAGCTAAAGGCAAAACCCCTAATAATAGGAGGATACCTCACTTCTGCCATATCAAAGAGTTTATACATATCAAGCATAATTTTAAACACATGGTTTTTTGTGCTTTTAGGAAGATCTTTAGATAGAGTAGGAAAAGCCATAAGAAGCCCCGGAAGAGATGCACTATTATCTTTATCTGTAAAAAAAGAAAAAACAGGGCTTGCTTTTGGTATACATAGATCCGCTGACACACTTGGGGCTCTTGTAGGAAGTCTTTTTGTACTTTGGTTTTTTTATAAGTTTGGTTCTAATGAGACAAGCATAAAACATCTTATCATCATAGCTCTTATACCGGCTTTTTTGGCCATTGTGCCACTTTTGTTTGTCTTTGAACCTCCAAGGGATTTAAAACTCACAAAAAAAGAAGAGGCTATACCAAAAGATTTTTACATATTTTCTCTTGTGATATTTTTGTGTCTTAGTACAAACTTTAGCTACGCTTTTTACATTCTCATAGGAAAAGCCTCAAACTTGTCTTTTTTTGATATATCCCTTGGATATGTGATATTTAACCTTATATATGCACTTTTTGGCATACCCATTGGAAAACTCTACGACAGCGTTAAGAACAAACATGCTTTATTTAGTATTACGCTTTTGATATTGGCTATAGCTCAGCTTGGTGCGAGTCTAAATTTTTACATAGGGTTTTTGGTGTTTGGTCTTTTTAACGCCTTTTATGAAATAGTAGGTAGAAGCTTGGTGAGTTTATACGGTGTAAAAAAACGCTCAAAAGCTTATGGGATATATGGATTTTCTGTGGCAAACGCCACACTTTTTGCAAACCTTATAATAGGTATTTTGTCTCATTTTGTAAATTTGTCTTTGGCTTTTAAGATAGAAGGCGTTTTAAGTATCATATTGTCTGTAATTTGGTATTTGTATAGTAAAAGGTTGCTTACAATAAAATCATAA
- the nadA gene encoding quinolinate synthase NadA: MDTLTVEKPVSVELPNEYYIEKIKELKAKKSVVILAHYYQRPEVQDLADFVGDSLELSRKAQQTDKDIIVFCGVRFMCETAKILNPNKKVLHPNPESGCPMADMATVQGVLELKEKYPDAAVVSYVNTSAEVKAVSDICVTSANAVKIVSKLEQKRIIFVPDMGLGNWVKKNVPDKEIIIWKGFCPPHYEFGLSDLKALKERYPNAVVAAHPECNPKVLEHADFIGSTSQIINFATTTPHKDIIVITEVGLKYVLQKKDPTKNYIFPEAMHYCGSPVYCCTMKGVTLANLYTTLRDEINEVTLPEDVILKAQKPIERMLELSK; this comes from the coding sequence ATGGATACGTTAACTGTTGAAAAGCCAGTTTCAGTAGAGTTACCCAACGAGTATTATATAGAAAAAATTAAAGAGCTAAAAGCTAAAAAAAGTGTTGTGATACTTGCTCATTACTACCAAAGACCGGAAGTCCAAGATCTGGCTGATTTTGTAGGGGATTCTTTGGAACTTTCAAGAAAAGCCCAGCAAACGGATAAAGATATCATAGTGTTTTGCGGCGTAAGGTTTATGTGCGAAACTGCCAAAATCCTAAATCCCAATAAGAAAGTCCTACATCCAAATCCAGAATCTGGTTGCCCTATGGCAGACATGGCTACAGTCCAAGGGGTTTTAGAACTAAAAGAAAAATACCCAGATGCAGCGGTGGTGAGCTATGTAAATACATCCGCTGAGGTAAAAGCAGTATCGGATATATGCGTCACTTCTGCAAACGCAGTGAAGATAGTATCAAAATTAGAGCAAAAGCGTATAATCTTTGTGCCAGATATGGGGCTTGGAAACTGGGTAAAGAAAAATGTCCCAGACAAAGAGATTATCATATGGAAAGGTTTTTGTCCACCTCATTATGAGTTTGGCCTTTCAGATTTAAAAGCACTAAAAGAGCGCTATCCAAACGCTGTGGTAGCAGCTCATCCAGAGTGCAATCCAAAGGTTTTAGAGCATGCCGATTTTATAGGAAGTACAAGCCAGATTATAAACTTTGCCACCACAACCCCTCATAAAGATATCATCGTTATAACAGAAGTAGGTCTAAAATATGTACTTCAAAAGAAAGACCCCACTAAAAATTATATCTTCCCTGAGGCTATGCATTATTGCGGTTCGCCGGTTTATTGCTGTACTATGAAAGGCGTGACGCTTGCAAACCTTTACACCACCCTAAGAGATGAAATAAACGAAGTAACACTTCCAGAGGATGTTATATTAAAAGCTCAAAAACCCATAGAACGTATGCTAGAATTATCTAAATGA
- a CDS encoding ribose-phosphate pyrophosphokinase — protein MGIPIKLIAGSSNMKLAQEISEYLDIPLSKTLLSKFSDGEIRVQIEESMRGGDIFVIQSLSAPINDHIMELVLLLDAIKRASAYRITAVIPYFAYARQDRKDKPRVPISARVLADMITNAGAQRAVIVDLHSPQIQGFFNIPVDNLLALPVLYDYIKYKVDPSSSVVVSPDAGGAERARQLANKLGCNIAIIYKRRPEPNKAEVFDVIGNVEGKDAIIIDDIIDTAGTLVAATNMLINKGARSVRALATHGVLSGPALERINNSILEEVVLTNTICQQGKESSKINIVSIAPIVGEAIKRIYENSSVSSLFV, from the coding sequence ATGGGTATACCGATTAAGCTTATTGCTGGTTCGTCAAATATGAAGTTAGCTCAAGAAATATCTGAATATCTCGATATACCATTGTCAAAAACGCTTCTTAGTAAATTTAGCGATGGTGAGATAAGAGTGCAAATAGAAGAATCTATGAGAGGTGGAGATATATTTGTTATTCAATCGTTATCGGCTCCTATAAACGACCACATTATGGAGCTTGTACTACTATTAGATGCTATTAAAAGAGCGTCTGCTTATCGTATAACTGCAGTAATACCTTATTTTGCCTACGCAAGACAAGATAGAAAAGATAAACCACGTGTTCCCATAAGCGCTAGAGTGTTAGCTGATATGATAACCAACGCAGGAGCCCAAAGGGCTGTGATAGTAGATTTACACTCTCCTCAAATTCAAGGATTTTTTAATATACCAGTGGACAATTTGTTGGCATTGCCGGTGTTGTATGATTATATAAAGTATAAAGTAGATCCCTCTAGTTCTGTGGTAGTATCCCCAGACGCTGGTGGTGCTGAAAGGGCAAGGCAGCTTGCCAATAAACTTGGATGCAACATCGCCATCATATACAAAAGAAGACCAGAACCAAATAAAGCGGAAGTGTTTGATGTAATAGGAAATGTAGAGGGTAAAGATGCCATTATAATAGATGATATTATAGATACGGCAGGTACTTTGGTGGCTGCTACAAATATGCTTATAAACAAAGGGGCAAGATCTGTTAGAGCACTAGCTACTCATGGTGTTTTATCTGGACCAGCGTTAGAGCGTATAAACAACTCTATATTAGAAGAGGTAGTATTAACCAACACCATATGCCAGCAGGGTAAAGAATCTAGCAAAATAAACATAGTGAGCATAGCTCCAATAGTGGGAGAAGCTATAAAGCGCATATACGAAAACTCTTCTGTAAGTTCTTTATTCGTATGA
- a CDS encoding pseudouridine synthase yields the protein MRLNRFLSLAGVCSRRKADEYIEKGYVKVNNKIVKELGVTINPDEDIVEFRGRIVKAQKPVYIMLNKPCCYLTSLGEKEEKPTIRELIKDVGVRVYPAGRLDYNVEGLLILTNDGELANRIIHPRYKLPKVYIATVKGEIDDETLEKMKRGVKLEDGFVKPDSLKLLKRFKNGANIEITFHEGKNHLVKRFFLAFKKPVKHLIRTAIGPISLGNLPKGKWRHLKPNEVKLLFEALHYKA from the coding sequence ATGAGGTTAAATAGATTTTTATCTTTGGCTGGAGTATGCTCTAGAAGAAAAGCAGATGAGTATATAGAAAAAGGCTACGTTAAGGTAAACAACAAGATAGTAAAAGAACTTGGTGTCACTATAAATCCAGATGAAGATATAGTAGAGTTTAGAGGTCGCATAGTAAAAGCTCAAAAACCAGTATATATAATGTTAAACAAACCATGTTGCTACCTTACATCTTTGGGAGAAAAAGAAGAAAAGCCCACCATAAGAGAACTAATAAAAGATGTGGGTGTTAGGGTATATCCAGCTGGAAGATTAGATTACAACGTAGAAGGGCTTTTGATACTCACCAACGACGGAGAGTTGGCAAACAGAATAATACATCCAAGATACAAGCTACCAAAAGTATATATAGCCACAGTAAAAGGTGAGATAGATGATGAAACATTGGAAAAGATGAAAAGGGGTGTAAAACTAGAGGATGGGTTTGTAAAACCAGATAGTTTGAAGCTTTTAAAAAGGTTTAAAAATGGTGCAAACATAGAGATAACTTTCCACGAAGGTAAAAATCATCTTGTAAAAAGGTTTTTCTTAGCTTTTAAAAAACCAGTAAAACATCTTATAAGAACAGCGATAGGTCCTATTTCTCTTGGTAATCTGCCAAAAGGTAAATGGAGACATTTAAAACCAAATGAAGTAAAACTTCTATTTGAAGCCCTACATTATAAAGCTTAA
- the folE gene encoding GTP cyclohydrolase I FolE encodes MIDKEKIIQGIKLFLEGIGEDITREGIKETPERVARMWEEFEKERSFDFKLFEEYSNYSEMIIVKDIPFYSMCEHHLLPFFGKAHIAYIPNKKICGLSKLVRTVRAMALKPQVQERLTEEIADIVQKELEPMGAGVVIEAEHLCMSMRGVRSPGHCTVTSSLRGSFLSDIRTKEEFFKLIRQ; translated from the coding sequence ATGATTGACAAAGAAAAGATCATACAAGGTATAAAGCTTTTCTTAGAAGGTATAGGAGAAGATATCACAAGAGAAGGCATAAAAGAAACCCCAGAAAGAGTCGCTAGGATGTGGGAGGAGTTTGAAAAAGAGAGATCCTTTGATTTTAAGCTTTTTGAAGAGTACAGCAACTATTCTGAAATGATTATCGTAAAAGATATACCTTTTTATAGTATGTGCGAGCATCATCTTTTACCATTTTTTGGAAAAGCTCATATAGCCTATATACCAAACAAAAAGATATGTGGGCTATCTAAACTTGTAAGAACTGTAAGGGCTATGGCTTTAAAACCACAAGTCCAAGAAAGACTTACAGAGGAAATAGCCGATATAGTCCAAAAAGAATTAGAACCAATGGGAGCTGGTGTCGTAATAGAGGCAGAGCATCTTTGTATGTCTATGAGAGGAGTAAGATCACCAGGACATTGCACCGTCACTTCCTCTTTAAGGGGAAGCTTTTTAAGCGATATTAGAACAAAGGAGGAGTTTTTCAAACTTATAAGACAATGA
- the panB gene encoding 3-methyl-2-oxobutanoate hydroxymethyltransferase, which yields MTNKLNIELLFKKKKNKQKITMVSLNNYISAKICEEAGIDTILVGDSLGMVFKGEPNTLGVSLEEMIYHAKAVRRGAPNTFVIVDMPFMSYQSSIDEAVKNCGNVIKQTKADAVKIEGGSYFAPLIEKLTKIGIPVCAHIGFTPQWINTIGKFRFMGKTEEEKNIIKEDFNSVAEAGAFMVVLESIPDSLAKELHSESVITIGIGAGASTDGQVLVFEDIVGLVDFMKPKFVKRYTNGYQIFLEAIKSYKKEVEENIFPSEEHIY from the coding sequence ATGACCAATAAATTAAATATAGAGCTTTTATTTAAAAAGAAAAAAAATAAACAAAAAATCACAATGGTCTCTCTAAATAACTACATATCAGCTAAAATTTGCGAAGAAGCTGGCATTGATACCATTTTAGTGGGGGATTCTCTTGGCATGGTATTTAAAGGAGAACCAAACACCCTTGGAGTATCTTTAGAAGAAATGATATATCACGCAAAAGCGGTAAGAAGGGGGGCTCCAAATACATTTGTGATAGTGGATATGCCTTTTATGAGCTATCAAAGCTCTATAGATGAAGCTGTTAAAAACTGCGGCAACGTTATAAAACAAACAAAAGCTGATGCTGTAAAAATTGAAGGTGGGAGCTATTTTGCGCCTCTTATCGAGAAACTTACAAAGATAGGCATCCCAGTATGCGCTCACATAGGCTTTACACCTCAATGGATAAACACTATAGGAAAGTTTAGATTTATGGGTAAAACCGAAGAGGAAAAAAACATCATAAAAGAGGACTTTAACAGTGTAGCTGAAGCTGGAGCTTTTATGGTGGTGCTTGAAAGCATACCAGATTCTCTGGCAAAAGAACTTCATTCTGAAAGCGTTATAACAATAGGGATAGGTGCCGGAGCCAGTACCGATGGACAGGTGCTTGTGTTTGAGGATATCGTTGGTCTTGTGGATTTTATGAAACCAAAGTTTGTAAAAAGATATACAAACGGTTATCAAATATTTTTAGAAGCTATAAAAAGCTATAAAAAAGAAGTTGAAGAAAATATATTTCCATCAGAAGAACATATTTACTGA